A region from the Xenopus laevis strain J_2021 chromosome 4S, Xenopus_laevis_v10.1, whole genome shotgun sequence genome encodes:
- the vcam1.S gene encoding vascular cell adhesion protein 1 produces the protein MESMTIKLVFVMALFMATSQADFHMTLEPEQREISLQMGETFQFLCEAFDCPNPTFNWGTLMDKTLSGTVNTEGSRSTLTMQVSYESEGTYRCKVFCNQHKQEKYFKISVYSLPSDPILHISSLVAEVQSSIICTVHLVFPSEMLSLRLLKDSEEVVAEYGSLSVEIYQDLRNVSLSYDWIPHVEDDGSVILCEAEISFVDEGIKPITRATNAILSVAYPPSNPNITVLPSKSVRAGENISLGCLAESHTQATVRWVKESANVALPSENGNLEITGVQPQDSGKYICYVENEAGRNSASVVITVQGVPIEPEISILPATTVIQGQAVTIECVGHRDSDTQVTLWKETLMLSTDGIAHIERADPMDTAMYKCKASNQYGDTEAMEFLTVQFPPKNTRLTITPSELVKEGDQVIIQCISEAFPAPTLILETEYGQVELEATNGKHIIISATVEHSGTYTCKSINSVGKEVAELSLIVQGPPQNTTILVKPSKNVTEGDTVTITCETQSTPFPTILLKKMCPGNSTIQQAENGTFILPNVTRNDTGTYVVSIINEAGNKTEVIEINVQARYQSPQNRFAIPIIATSLCAVAAVVIGLIVYHMKQAQLQGSYSLVKALRSRV, from the exons ATGGAGTCCATGACTATAAAACTAGTATTTGTAATGGCACTCTTCATGGCAA CCTCCCAGGCTGATTTCCACATGACCCTGGAACCTGAACAGAGGGAGATCTCACTCCAGATGGGGGAGACATTCCAATTCTTATGTGAAGCATTTGACTGTCCCAATCCCACCTTTAACTGGGGTACCTTGATGGATAAAACATTAAGTGGTACTGTAAACACTGAAGGCAGCAGGTCTACCCTAACCATGCAGGTCAGCTATGAGAGTGAAGGCACTTACCGGTGTAAAGTATTCTGCAATCAacacaaacaagaaaaatatttcaaaatcagCGTCTACT CTTTGCCAAGTGATCCCATTCTACACATCTCATCCCTTGTGGCTGAGGTTCAGTCCAGTATCATCTGCACCGTACACCTTGTGTTCCCCTCTGAAATGCTGAGTTTGAGGTTACTGAAGGACAGTGAAGAAGTGGTGGCAGAATATGGCTCACTATCAGTGGAGATATATCAAGATTTAAGAAATGTTAGCCTTTCATATGACTGGATACCTCATGTGGAAGATGACGGCTCGGTAATTTTGTGTGAAGCAGAAATCTCATTCGTGGATGAAGGGATCAAACCAATAACCAGAGCTACAAATGCAATTCTCAGTGTTGCCT ACCCTCCTTCAAATCCCAATATCACTGTCCTACCTTCCAAAAGTGTTAGAGCTGGTGAAAATATCTCTCTGGGATGTTTGGCTGAAAGTCATACACAGGCAACTGTGCGGTGGGTAAAAGAGTCTGCGAATGTGGCGTTACCATCAGAAAATGGGAACCTGGAAATAACTGGAGTACAGCCACAAGACTCTGGGAAGTACATCTGCTATGTAGAGAATGAAGCTGGGAGAAACTCTGCCTCTGTAGTGATAACTGTACAAG GTGTTCCAATTGAACCCGAGATCTCCATTCTACCAGCAACTACAGTGATTCAAGGCCAAGCAGTTACAATTGAATGTGTGGGGCATAGAGACAGTGATACTCAGGTGACTTTGTGGAAAGAAACCCTTATGTTGAGCACTGACGGGATTGCGCATATAGAGAGAGCAGATCCCATGGATACAGCAATGTACAAATGCAAAGCATCAAATCAGTATGGAGACACAGAGGCAATGGAATTCCTGACTGTGCAGT TTCCACCTAAAAACACAAGACTCACCATTACACCCTCCGAACTGGTGAAAGAAGGGGATCAAGTAATTATCCAATGTATCTCAGAAGCATTTCCTGCTCCCACATTGATCCTCGAGACAGAATATGGTCAGGTGGAGCTGGAAGCTACAAATGGGAAGCACATTATTATCTCTGCCACAGTGGAACATTCAGGAACATATACCTGCAAATCCATTAACTCAGTTGGAAAAGAAGTGGCAGAGCTCAGTCTCATTGTGCAAG GACCTCCACAAAATACCACAATTCTCGTAAAGCCATCCaaaaatgtaactgaaggtgacACTGTGACCATTACCTGTGAGACACAATCCACCCCATTTCCAACAATTTTACTGAAGAAGATGTGCCCTGGCAACAGTACAATACAGCAAGCAGAGAACGGCACCTTCATCTTGCCCAATGTCACACGCAATGACACCGGAACCTATGTTGTCAGCATAATAAATGAAGCAGGAAACAAGACTGAGGTGATAGAGATCAATGTGCAAG CTCGATATCAAAGCCCTCAAAATAGATTTGCAATTCCGATTATAGCAACATCTTTATGTGCAGTGGCAGCTGTTGTCATCGGACTgattgtttatcacatgaaacaaGCACAGCTACAGGGGTCATACAGCCTAGTGAAGGCTCTGAGGAGCAGAGTTTGA